From the Streptomyces camelliae genome, one window contains:
- a CDS encoding PaaI family thioesterase: protein MKCRISQFLNKTIEIEKEGVARVAIPFNGDLTQNADFLHAAMLFEVADTAGFMAANSMEETYSVLTVDYHINLIRPVRKEGIHAIGEVVTAGKTIYVARSDVYSDSGKLVAAGQGTYTVSKILLADLDGYND, encoded by the coding sequence ATGAAGTGCAGGATCTCCCAGTTCCTGAACAAGACCATCGAGATCGAGAAGGAGGGAGTCGCCCGGGTCGCCATCCCCTTCAACGGCGACCTGACGCAGAACGCCGACTTCCTGCACGCGGCCATGCTGTTCGAGGTCGCAGACACCGCCGGGTTCATGGCGGCCAACTCGATGGAGGAGACCTACAGCGTCCTCACGGTCGACTATCACATCAACCTGATCCGGCCGGTGCGGAAGGAAGGCATCCACGCCATCGGCGAGGTGGTGACCGCGGGGAAGACCATCTATGTAGCGCGCAGCGACGTCTACAGCGACAGCGGCAAGCTCGTCGCGGCGGGCCAGGGCACCTACACCGTGTCCAAGATCCTGCTCGCCGACCTCGACGGCTACAACGACTGA
- the rosC gene encoding 8-demethyl-8-aminoriboflavin-5'-phosphate phosphatase, producing MSDGREGFLNVMRSVYERYLVGVPGVTEVWLIRHADSYTGLEDYRGDPRDPSLSHKGRVQAGLLAARLADVPLEGVWASGARRAQETAKAVAAGHGLSVVTDPRLREVRTNWDDGRPSELKPHGVYPFPEPEKEVAERMREAVAAAVAATPAADGATPSRVAVVGHDSALVILLGSLLNLGWGQLDMLLPLTSVSVVAVKGERMVVRSIGDATHLVSAPPDMP from the coding sequence GTGAGTGACGGACGCGAAGGCTTCCTGAACGTCATGCGCTCGGTGTACGAGCGCTACCTCGTCGGTGTGCCAGGTGTCACCGAGGTGTGGCTCATCCGGCACGCCGACTCCTACACGGGACTGGAGGACTACCGGGGCGACCCGCGCGATCCGTCACTGTCCCACAAAGGCAGGGTTCAGGCCGGGCTCCTGGCCGCCCGGCTGGCCGATGTCCCACTTGAGGGTGTGTGGGCGAGCGGTGCGCGCCGTGCCCAGGAGACCGCGAAGGCCGTCGCCGCCGGGCACGGTCTGAGCGTCGTCACCGACCCCCGGCTGCGGGAAGTGCGCACCAACTGGGACGACGGGCGGCCCAGCGAGCTGAAACCACATGGGGTGTACCCCTTTCCCGAGCCGGAGAAGGAAGTCGCCGAGCGGATGCGGGAGGCGGTCGCGGCAGCCGTCGCCGCCACCCCCGCGGCAGACGGCGCAACGCCGTCCCGGGTGGCGGTGGTCGGCCATGACTCGGCCCTGGTGATCCTTCTCGGCAGCCTGCTGAACCTCGGCTGGGGCCAGCTGGACATGCTCCTTCCGCTGACGAGCGTCTCCGTGGTCGCGGTCAAGGGCGAGCGCATGGTCGTCCGGTCGATCGGCGATGCCACCCACCTGGTCTCGGCTCCGCCCGACATGCCCTGA
- a CDS encoding GNAT family N-acetyltransferase, protein MATTCPVISRISGVRSLDPAVWRRLTADGPHFYASLPWLAAQEDFSGQPQRLLVAEQDGAVTAVLPYAVPDREFNPFYEPRALWGERAPAADGLIHLGVGRGYDNPVLLEASPEGERGELVAALANEVGRLVAETGRPAVAQYVRATATDTVAALLGGTAVTVVPVGLNAVIRLPGTGFDDYLRALPGSRASRRRKIGYERRRFEAAGYHVGCEKLRDCRDELAPLLVQLQHKHGQSATTESTARLLGSQAEHLDGIVFTCRRDGDLLGFSLVYPWHDALHVRMAGFDYPRLAGAFEYFNLTTYLPIDHAYRHGLREVHLGMESYRAKLLRGAVLAPTITLLGPGAVDDPDGLRAAAWRRAAAWENEIHDTAGAFTITGVFKEAGACPNG, encoded by the coding sequence TTGGCAACCACCTGTCCGGTGATCTCGCGGATCTCGGGAGTGAGGTCACTGGATCCGGCGGTGTGGCGACGACTGACCGCCGACGGCCCACACTTCTACGCGAGCCTGCCGTGGCTCGCCGCGCAGGAGGACTTCAGCGGACAGCCACAGCGACTGCTCGTCGCCGAGCAGGACGGAGCGGTGACGGCCGTACTGCCGTACGCCGTTCCGGACCGGGAGTTCAACCCGTTCTACGAGCCGCGCGCCCTGTGGGGGGAGCGGGCTCCGGCCGCCGACGGCCTGATACACCTGGGCGTCGGCCGCGGCTACGACAACCCCGTCCTGCTGGAGGCCTCCCCGGAAGGCGAGCGGGGCGAACTCGTGGCCGCCCTCGCGAACGAGGTCGGCAGGCTGGTGGCCGAGACCGGCCGGCCGGCTGTGGCGCAGTACGTCCGGGCCACCGCGACCGACACCGTCGCCGCGCTGCTGGGCGGCACGGCGGTCACCGTGGTGCCCGTCGGGCTGAACGCGGTGATCCGCCTGCCCGGCACAGGTTTCGACGACTACCTGCGGGCTCTCCCCGGCTCCCGGGCGTCCCGGCGACGCAAGATCGGCTATGAGCGCCGCCGGTTCGAGGCGGCCGGATATCACGTCGGCTGCGAGAAGCTCCGCGACTGCCGGGACGAACTCGCCCCGCTGCTGGTGCAGTTACAGCACAAACACGGTCAGAGTGCCACCACGGAGTCCACCGCTCGCCTGCTTGGGTCCCAGGCCGAACACCTCGACGGCATCGTGTTCACCTGCCGACGCGACGGTGATCTGCTCGGCTTCTCCCTGGTCTACCCCTGGCACGATGCACTCCACGTACGCATGGCCGGCTTCGACTACCCGCGCCTGGCCGGAGCGTTCGAGTACTTCAACCTCACCACCTACCTGCCCATCGACCACGCCTACCGGCACGGCCTGCGTGAGGTCCACCTCGGTATGGAGAGTTACCGGGCCAAGCTCCTGCGCGGTGCCGTACTCGCCCCGACCATCACGCTGTTGGGGCCGGGGGCAGTCGACGACCCGGACGGGCTGCGGGCCGCGGCATGGCGAAGGGCCGCCGCATGGGAGAACGAAATCCACGACACGGCAGGGGCGTTCACCATCACCGGCGTGTTCAAGGAGGCCGGAGCATGTCCGAACGGCTGA